In Primulina huaijiensis isolate GDHJ02 chromosome 6, ASM1229523v2, whole genome shotgun sequence, a single window of DNA contains:
- the LOC140978610 gene encoding uncharacterized protein isoform X1 yields MAAAAVVSWNTPSKFQFDPRLRLQSFSTQAKFFTDYFIQNHQKSRSSTINAQFGGTSENPRTNSIRNRMMYRRLDSCLVIPPSKGKKPKALVKFLGGAFIGAVPEVTYSYFLENLSKAGYLIISVPYNVTFDHERVTREIYERFHSCLDSILLSGLPEHGISGAEIADLPFYSVGHSNGALLQVLTGSYFCEKIPKANAIISYNNRPASEAVPYFEQLGPLVKQMMPMMEASPIYSMSQSFAGDGLKALIDVAERFVPDYDPEAAVSLTKFVDQLPSVFDQIAQGISEFKPTPAENLDCFKKLYSVQHTLLVKFGFDAIDETDLLEETLKPRIESYGGKLEKVVLSGNHITPCIQEPRWQAGPIYTPADAIAQGIKSISLNDTTVLSTTIANWFSTIQQ; encoded by the exons ATGGCCGCGGCTGCTGTAGTGTCTTGGAACACTCCCTCGAAGTTCCAATTCGACCCCAGATTACGATTACAATCTTTTAGTACTCAAGCAAAATTTTTCactgattattttattcaaaaccACCAAAAATCTAGGAGCTCAACCATTAATGCTCAATTTGGTGGAACATCCGAGAATCCAAGAACTAATTCCATCAGAAATCGCATGATGTATCGAAGGCTTGATTCTTGTCTTGTAATACCTCCATCTAAAGGGAAAAAACCCAAGGCATTAGTCAAATTCTTGGGCGGCGCTTTTATTGGAGCCGTTCCTGAAGTTACGTACAG TTATTTTCTCGAAAATTTGTCGAAGGCAGGGTACTTGATTATATCTGTGCCATACAATGTGACTTTCGATCATGAACGTGTTACGCGGGAAATTTATGAGCGATTTCATTCCTGCTTGGATTCTATCTTGTTGTCTGGATTACCAGAGCATGGGATTTCTGGAGCTGAGATAGCTGATCTTCCATTTTATTCAGTTGGACACAG CAATGGTGCACTTCTTCAAGTGCTTACGGGCAGTTACTTCTGTGAAAAGATACCAAAG GCTAATGCAATTATATCGTACAACAATAGGCCAGCATCTGAAGCGGTACCATACTTTGAACAG TTAGGTCCTCTAGTCAAGCAAATGATGCCTATGATGGAGGCATCCCCTATTTATTCAATGTCTCAGAGTTTCGCAG GAGATGGATTGAAGGCATTAATTGATGTGGCGGAAAGATTTGTACCAGATTATGACCCAGAAGCTGCTGTATCTTTAACAAAATTTGTCGATCAATTGCCCTCGGTATTTGATCAG ATTGCACAAGGAATTTCCGAGTTCAAGCCGACACCAGCGGAGAATCTCGACTGTTTTAAGAAGCTATATAGTGTACAACACACGTTATTG GTTAAGTTTGGTTTCGACGCTATTGATGAGACCGATCTCCTCGAAGAGACACTAAAGCCTCGCATTGAATCTTATGGTGGAAAACTCGAGAAAGTAGTCTTGAGTGGTAACCACATCACACCTTGTATACAG GAACCAAGATGGCAAGCAGGACCAATATACACCCCAGCAGATGCCATTGCTCAAGGGATTAAGTCCATTTCATTAAATGATACCACAGTTCTATCTACAACCATCGCCAATTGGTTTAGCACCATTCAACAATAA
- the LOC140978610 gene encoding uncharacterized protein isoform X2 — protein MLFVDSVVRVYSYFLENLSKAGYLIISVPYNVTFDHERVTREIYERFHSCLDSILLSGLPEHGISGAEIADLPFYSVGHSNGALLQVLTGSYFCEKIPKANAIISYNNRPASEAVPYFEQLGPLVKQMMPMMEASPIYSMSQSFAGDGLKALIDVAERFVPDYDPEAAVSLTKFVDQLPSVFDQIAQGISEFKPTPAENLDCFKKLYSVQHTLLVKFGFDAIDETDLLEETLKPRIESYGGKLEKVVLSGNHITPCIQEPRWQAGPIYTPADAIAQGIKSISLNDTTVLSTTIANWFSTIQQ, from the exons ATGTTGTTTGTTGATTCTGTTGTTCGTGTGTACAGTTATTTTCTCGAAAATTTGTCGAAGGCAGGGTACTTGATTATATCTGTGCCATACAATGTGACTTTCGATCATGAACGTGTTACGCGGGAAATTTATGAGCGATTTCATTCCTGCTTGGATTCTATCTTGTTGTCTGGATTACCAGAGCATGGGATTTCTGGAGCTGAGATAGCTGATCTTCCATTTTATTCAGTTGGACACAG CAATGGTGCACTTCTTCAAGTGCTTACGGGCAGTTACTTCTGTGAAAAGATACCAAAG GCTAATGCAATTATATCGTACAACAATAGGCCAGCATCTGAAGCGGTACCATACTTTGAACAG TTAGGTCCTCTAGTCAAGCAAATGATGCCTATGATGGAGGCATCCCCTATTTATTCAATGTCTCAGAGTTTCGCAG GAGATGGATTGAAGGCATTAATTGATGTGGCGGAAAGATTTGTACCAGATTATGACCCAGAAGCTGCTGTATCTTTAACAAAATTTGTCGATCAATTGCCCTCGGTATTTGATCAG ATTGCACAAGGAATTTCCGAGTTCAAGCCGACACCAGCGGAGAATCTCGACTGTTTTAAGAAGCTATATAGTGTACAACACACGTTATTG GTTAAGTTTGGTTTCGACGCTATTGATGAGACCGATCTCCTCGAAGAGACACTAAAGCCTCGCATTGAATCTTATGGTGGAAAACTCGAGAAAGTAGTCTTGAGTGGTAACCACATCACACCTTGTATACAG GAACCAAGATGGCAAGCAGGACCAATATACACCCCAGCAGATGCCATTGCTCAAGGGATTAAGTCCATTTCATTAAATGATACCACAGTTCTATCTACAACCATCGCCAATTGGTTTAGCACCATTCAACAATAA
- the LOC140979153 gene encoding uncharacterized protein — protein sequence MESESHFSSMAPPVFDGENYQMWAVRMETYLDALDLWEAVEEDYEVQPLPANPTMAQIKTQKEKKTRKSKAKACLFSAVSSTIFTRIMSLKTAKAIWDYLKGEYAGDERIKGMQVLNLIREFELQRMKDSETIKDYSDKLLNIANRVRLLGSEFTDTRIVEKILVTVPERYEATVTTLENTKDLTKISLAELLNALQAQEQRRLMREDTTSEGALAAKHQNLAKYKKKKKNFEQNEASTSVFPKEKNGNQKNSYPVCQHCGKKSHPSFRCWRRPDAKCSKCNQLGHEAVICKEKAHHQEVEAQVADQEDEDQLXSMALCYGGVPAISTRSKHCVEL from the coding sequence ATGGAAAGTGAATCTCATTTTTCATCAATGGCTCCACCCGTCTTCGATGGAGAAAATTATCAAATGTGGGCAGTGCGTATGGAAACATACTTGGACGCTTTGGATTTATGGGAAGCTGTGGAAGAGGATTATGAAGTTCAACCTCTTCCAGCTAATCCTACTATGGCACAGATCAAGACACAAAAGGAGAAAAAGACAAGAAAATCAAAGGCGAAAGCATGCTTATTTTCAGCGGTTTCGTCAACGATTTTCACAAGAATTATGTCTCTCAAAACAGCTAAGGCAATTTGGGACTATCTAAAGGGAGAATATGCAGGAGATGAAAGAATTAAAGGGATGCAAGTTCTAAACTTGATTAGGGAATTCGAACTTCAAAGAATGAAAGACTCAGAGACAATTAAAGATTACTCTGACAAGCTTCTCAATATTGCAAACAGAGTAAGACTTCTTGGATCTGAATTTACTGACACAAGAATTGTTGAAAAAATTCTTGTTACAGTACCTGAAAGATATGAGGCAACTGTCACTACCTTAGAGAATACAAAAGACTTGACAAAAATTTCTCTTGCTGAATTGTTGAATGCTTTGCAAGCACAAGAGCAGAGAAGACTAATGAGGGAGGATACAACATCTGAAGGAGCTTTGGCAGCCAAACATCAAAATTTGGCCAAAtacaaaaagaagaagaaaaatttcgAACAGAATGAAGCAAGTACATCCgtttttccaaaagaaaaaaatggaaatCAAAAAAATTCCTATCCAGTTTGCCAACATTGTGGAAAGAAGAGTCATCCTTCATTTAGATGCTGGAGGAGACCTGATGCTAAGTGTTCCAAGTGCAATCAACTTGGGCATGAAGCAGTGATATGCAAAGAAAAAGCTCATCATCAAGAAGTTGAAGCCCAAGTTGCAGATCAAGAGGATGAGGATCAGCTTNGATCCATGGCACTGTGCTATGGTGGTGTTCCTGCGATCAGCACCAGATCCAAACACTGTGTTGAACTGTGA
- the LOC140979961 gene encoding uncharacterized protein has protein sequence MAAANSIPPKPTAPPSFPTHRTVADLPQHVLILCEVLSTTPPHEMEARLAATGVQPEPETVQQVLKLSYNSPSAAAKFFRWAGMSLKHTGYSWNLMVDLLGKNNLFEPMWDAIRSMKQEGLLSLTTFVSVFENYALARRFDEAVMTFDVMERYGIQPDIIAVNSLLSAICREDNQTVKALEFFEKIKASIAPDADSFAILLEGWEKEGNIAKAKTTFGEMVIRVGWSSQNMFAYDAFLNTLVRGSQADEAIKFLQLMKGKNCLPGLRFFSNALDIFVKQNDPAHAITMWDIMVDSGLVPTLRMYNTMIDLFTRNNYIDNAFRLLDLMAFYGAFPDSLTYNMIFECLIKNKKIPEVGKFFTEMVKNEWPPTCENFTAGIKILFDGDDPEMAIEMWKYMVKNNISPRDDSANTVLLGLCNMGRLADLRRFAEKMIDERIIIYESTMTKAKNAFYKEGRSARELYDHILRKWKSSYS, from the exons ATGGCGGCGGCAAACTCGATTCCTCCCAAGCCGACCGCACCACCTAGCTTCCCCACCCACCGAACCGTCGCAGACCTGCCGCAACATGTCCTCATTCTGTGTGAAGTCCTCTCCACCACTCCACCCCACGAAATGGAGGCTCGTTTGGCTGCCACCGGAGTCCAGCCTGAACCCGAAACTGTTCAGCAAGTCCTCAAACTGTCGTATAACTCTCCCTCTGCGGCGGCTAAGTTCTTCAGGTGGGCCGGCATGTCCCTGAAGCATACGGGGTATTCCTGGAATCTGATGGTGGACTTGCTTGGAAAGAATAACCTGTTTGAGCCCATGTGGGATGCCATACGCTCTATGAAGCAGGAGGGTTTACTCTCTTTGACAACTTTTGTTTCTGTATTTGAGAATTACGCTCTTGCAAGGAGGTTTGATGAAGCTGTTATGACTTTTGATGTCATGGAAAg GTATGGGATCCAACCTGATATTATCGCGGTAAATTCATTACTGAGTGCAATATGTAGAGAAGATAATCAAACTGTCAAAGCTCTCGAGTTCTTTGAGAAAATAAAAGCTAGTATAGCCCCAGATGCAGACTCATTCGCCATTCTGTTGGAGGGGTGGGAGAAGGAAGGGAACATTGCCAAGGCAAAAACCACGTTTGGGGAGATGGTGATTCGAGTGGGTTGGAGCTCTCAGAATATGTTTGCTTATGATGCTTTTTTGAACACTCTTGTGCGTGGATCTCAAGCTGATGAGGCAATCAAGTTCTTGCAGTTGATGAAAGGAAAGAACTGCCTGCCAGGTTTGAGATTCTTTTCTAATGCACTTGACATTTTTGTGAAGCAGAATGACCCTGCTCATGCCATTACCATGTGGGATATCATGGTGGATAGTGGGCTCGTTCCAACTTTGCGAATGTACAATACCATGATTGATTTGTTTACCAGAAATAATTATATTGACAATGCCTTTCGTCTTCTTGATTTGATGGCGTTCTATGGTGCTTTTCCCGACTCTTTGACGtataatatgatttttgagtgtTTGATCAAGAATAAAAAGATACCTGAAGTGGGTAAGTTCTTTACCGAGATGGTCAAGAATGAATGGCCACCTACATGTGAAAATTTTACTGCTGgcatcaaaatattatttgatgGTGATGATCCAGAGATGGCAATTGAGATGTGGAAGTATATGGTTAAGAATAACATTTCACCACGTGATGATAGTGCCAACACAGTGcttcttggtttatgtaatatggGAAGGCTTGCAGATTTAAGGAGGTTCGCAGAGAAGATGATTGATGAAAGAATCATAATATACGAATCAACAATGACAAAAGCAAAGAACGCTTTTTATAAGGAGGGAAGAAGTGCTCGTGAATTGTATGACCACATTTTGAGGAAGTGGAAATCTTCCTATTCCTAA
- the LOC140978761 gene encoding peamaclein codes for MKPWIATFLLVALVFNSSFLGSIVEAESGVCDSKCSVRCSKAGMKDRCLKYCGICCAACNECVPSGTYGNKDECPCYRDMKNSKGKPKCP; via the exons ATGAAGCCCTGGATCGCTACTTTCTTGCTCGTTGCGTTGGTGTTCAACTCTAGCTTTCTTGGATCCATTGTTGAGGCAGAATCAG GTGTGTGCGACTCCAAGTGTTCCGTGCGATGCTCTAAAGCTGGGATGAAGGATCGATGTCTGAAATACTGTGGGATTTGTTGTGCTGCATGCAACGAATGTGTCCCGTCCGGAACTTATGGAAACAAAGACGAGTGCCCTTGCTATAGGGACATGAAGAATTCCAAGGGGAAGCCCAAGTGCCCTTAA
- the LOC140978759 gene encoding uncharacterized protein — translation MGGGKDKHDESDKGLFSHHSHYPPHGYPPGQYPPAPGGYPPQGYPPQAGYPPQGYPPAGYPGSSAPHHSGGSGGVGAMLGGAAAAAAAYGAAHMTHGAHGMGHYGHGGVGHGMGHYGHGVGHGMGHYGHGKMKHGKFKHGKFGKHKGKKHGMFGMHGGKFKKWK, via the exons atgggaGGTGGAAAGGACAAACATGACGAATCTGACAAAGGGCTTTTTTCTCATCATAGCCATTATCCTCCACACGGATATCCACCTGGACAGTATCCACCAGCCCCCGGAGGCTATCCTCCCCAAGGATATCCTCCACAAGCAGGGTATCCACCCCAAGGATATCCACCAGCTGGTTACCCTGGCTCATCCGCTCCGCATCATTCAG GGGGCTCTGGTGGTGTCGGAGCCATGCTTGGAGGTGCTGCTGCAGCGGCAGCCGCCTACGGTGCTGCACATATGACACATGGCGCTCACGGCATGGGCCATTATGGACATGGTGGTGTAGGGCACGGAATGGGCCATTATGGACATGGTGTTGGGCATGGCATGGGCCATTATGGTCATGGGAAGATGAAGCATGGCAAGTTCAAGCATGGCAAATTTGGAAAGCACAAGGGGAAAAAGCATGGAATGTTTGGAATGCATGgagggaaattcaagaagtggaAGTGA
- the LOC140979228 gene encoding upstream activation factor subunit spp27-like, with translation MASTTRIFGSRCRVLMAASKSAAATDKSTATSSEGRKTAVRVSGILKVQTVSPALAKFIGSPETSRSGAIKKIWEYVKSHNLQNPSNKREIFCDDKLKTIFDGKDKVDFPAIAKLLTNHFPKTT, from the exons ATGGCATCAACAACAAGGATTTTCGGCAGCCGTTGTCGAGTTCTGATGGCCGCCTCCAAGTCCGCTGCGGCCACCGACAAGTCCACCGCAACTTCCTCGGAGGGGCGTAAGACTGCTGTTCGTGTCTCTGGAATACTGAAGGTCCAGACCGTGTCTCCTGCTCTGGCTAAGTTCATCGGATCTCCAGAAACTTCACGCTCTGGTGCCATTAAAAAGATATGGGAATACGTTAAATCTCATAATCTTCAG AATCCATCCAACAAGAGGGAGATCTTCTGTGATGACAAGTTGAAGACAATCTTTGATGGCAAGGACAAGGTGGACTTTCCAGCAATAGCGAAACTGTTGACTAACCATTTTCCGAAGACTACATAA
- the LOC140979963 gene encoding ABC transporter G family member 14-like yields the protein MPLCPVAPKPENEGTELAAGLPMEACDTVHIAYPVQNNSESSLLGTVYPITLKFEEVVYKVNLEGKGTCIRGTSSSREKSILNGLTGMVCPGEILAMLGPSGSGKTTLLTALGGRLSGRLSGKITYNGQLFSGSIKRRIGFVAQNDILYPHLTVFETLLYTALLRLPNSLTKEKVVQHVEHVITELGLIRCQNCMIGGPLFRGISGGEKKRVSIGQEILINPSLLLLDEPTSGLDSTTAQRILNTLKGLATGGRTIITTIHQPSSRLYHMFDKVVLLSEGCPIYYGLASNALEYFSSIGFSTFITINPADLLLDLANGIGPDFQHSTGHSDSMQQDPNHVRESLISAYDKNISTRLKMELGSSEVSIDSCKKETSKRSYISSGKWCTTWWHQFKILLLRGLRERRFESFNRLRIFQVLSMAILGGLLWWQTPSSHIDDRIAMLFFFSVFWGFYPLYNAVFTFPQERTMLIKERSSGMYRLSSYFLARTVGDLPLELALPTAFTLIFYWMGGLKPDPATFILSLLVVLLSVLVSQSLGLAFGAILMDVKQAATLASVTTLVFLIAGGYYVRQIPPFIVWLKYLSYSYYCYKLLLGVQYNEDDLYECGKGVHCRVADYPPIKSVGLSHLWMDMSIMMLMLVCYRFLAYLALHRVR from the exons ATGCCCCTTTGTCCTGTGGCACCAAAACCAGAAAATGAAGGGACCGAACTGGCGGCAGGGCTGCCGATGGAGGCTTGTGACACAGTTCATATCGCTTACCCGGTACAGAACAATTCAGAATCTTCTCTGCTAGGGACTGTATACCCTATAACTTTAAAG TTTGAAGAAGTTGTTTACAAAGTGAATCTTGAAGGAAAAGGAACCTGTATTAGAGGAACATCGAGCAGTAGAGAGAAATCGATACTCAATGGGCTTACAGGGATGGTCTGTCCTGGAGAAATATTGGCGATGCTGGGTCCATCAGGTAGTGGAAAAACCACACTACTCACGGCCCTTGGAGGCCGCCTTTCCGGGAGGTTGTCAGGAAAGATCACTTACAACGGTCAGCTATTTTCAGGCTCTATCAAGCGTCGAATAGGATTTGTTGCACAGAACGATATCCTATATCCACATCTTACTGTGTTTGAAACTCTTTTATACACTGCATTACTAAGGTTACCCAACAGCCTGACCAAAGAAAAAGTAGTACAGCATGTGGAGCATGTCATAACAGAGCTTGGCTTAATTAGATGTCAAAACTGTATGATAGGAGGGCCACTGTTCCGAGGAATATCAGGTGGAGAGAAGAAAAGGGTGAGTATAGGTCAAGAAATACTAATCAACCCAAGCTTACTGCTGCTAGATGAGCCCACTTCTGGTCTTGACTCGACCACAGCTCAACGGATCTTGAACACACTCAAAGGGCTAGCTACCGGAGGTCGAACTATTATAACCACCATTCATCAGCCCTCAAGCAGGCTTTATCATATGTTTGACAAGGTCGTCTTGCTGTCTGAAGGCTGCCCAATCTACTATGGACTTGCTTCAAATGCCTTGGAATATTTCTCTTCAATTGGTTTTTCAACATTCATCACTATCAACCCAGCTGATCTCTTGCTTGACCTTGCCAAcg GAATTGGACCCGACTTCCAGCATTCCACTGGCCACAGTGACAGCATGCAACAAGATCCAAATCATGTGCGAGAATCTCTAATTTCTGCTTATGACAAGAATATATCTACAAGGCTGAAAATGGAGTTAGGAAGTTCAGAAGTCAGTATCGACAGTTGCAAGAAGGAAACTTCTAAAA GATCCTACATCTCGTCAGGGAAGTGGTGCACAACTTGGTGGCATCAATTTAAGATCCTGCTCTTACGAGGACTGCGAGAACGGAGATTTGAATCCTTCAACAGGTTGAGAATCTTCCAAGTCCTAAGCATGGCAATACTTGGTGGGCTTCTATGGTGGCAAACTCCATCATCTCACATTGATGACCGT ATTGCCATGTTATTCTTCTTCTCCGTGTTTTGGGGTTTCTACCCACTTTACAATGCTGTTTTCACCTTCCCTCAAGAAAGAACCATGCTGATCAAGGAAAGGTCATCTGGTATGTACCGCCTCTCCTCTTACTTTCTAGCCAGAACAGTGGGAGATCTTCCTCTGGAGCTCGCACTTCCAACAGCATTTACACTCATCTTTTATTGGATGGGTGGCCTTAAACCTGACCCTGCCACCTTTATATTATCCCTCCTGGTTGTTCTTTTGAGTGTTCTTGTTTCACAAAGTCTTGGCCTGGCATTTGGTGCCATACTGATGGATGTCAAGCAAGCTGCTACTTTAGCCTCAGTAACAACTTTGGTTTTCCTCATTGCTGGAGGATACTATGTCAGACAAATTCCTCCATTCATAGTTTGGCTAAAATACCTGAGTTACAGCTACTACTGTTACAAATTACTTCTCGGGGTTCAGTACAACGAGGATGACTTGTATGAGTGCGGGAAGGGAGTCCATTGCCGAGTCGCAGATTATCCTCCCATAAAGTCAGTAGGTTTAAGCCATTTATGGATGGATATGTCCATCATGATGCTGATGTTAGTATGCTATCGATTTCTAGCATACCTTGCTTTGCACCGGGTGCGATGA
- the LOC140979154 gene encoding uncharacterized protein, protein MLKQRGQRGSRIGYRSGKRSQKAETRPQASSWTPPPTGAVKCNNDAAFFDDIQSAGVSMVMRDAKGRFIIARTTLVKILRCVKEGEAIGLLEALSWIRNMDYSNVMFEVDAQTLHLAMRGNVNDNMEFGGIMESCRDIVASKPGFSVHFVRKQANEIAHMLAKYSRFYDSPFVWVETPTCFGELMNLYFDNSSY, encoded by the exons ATGCTCAAGCAGAGGGGGCAGAGGGGTTCACGCATTGGAT ATAGGAGTGGAAAAAGATCACAGAAAGCAGAGACAAGACCACAGGCGAGCTCATGGACACCACCACCTACTGGAGCTGTAAAATGCAATAACGATGCAGCCTTCTTCGATGATATTCAATCGGCTGGAGTAAGTATGGTGATGCGAGATGCCAAGGGTAGATTTATTATCGCAAGAACCACCTTGGTTAAAATACTACGATGCGTCAAAGAAGGGGAAGCAATCGGGTTGTTGGAAGCCTTGTCTTGGATCCGTAATATGGATTACTCTAATGTTATGTTCGAAGTGGATGCACAGACTCTCCACCTGGCCATGAGGGGAAATGTGAATGACAACATGGAGTTTGGAGGCATAATGGAAAGTTGTAGAGATATTGTAGCTTCTAAACCAGGGTTCTCGGTTCATTTTGTCCGTAAACAAGCAAACGAGATTGCACATATGTTAGCCAAGTATTCTCGCTTTTATGATAGTCCTTTTGTGTGGGTAGAGACACCAACATGCTTTGGTGAACTCATGAACCTGTACTTTGATAATTCTTCTTATTAA